A DNA window from Vigna unguiculata cultivar IT97K-499-35 chromosome 10, ASM411807v1, whole genome shotgun sequence contains the following coding sequences:
- the LOC114167318 gene encoding auxin-binding protein ABP19a-like, producing MKKITHSLFLFTILSCTSNAAVNDFCVADLKGPDSPSGYQCKPPNTVTVDDFVFSGLVAGNTTNTFNAALTSAFVTDFPGLNGLGVSAARLDIAKGGSIPMHTHPAATELLIVVEGQITAGFMTPSAVYSKTLKAGDVMVFPQGQLHFQVNSGNGKATAFLAFSSANPGAQLLDLLLFGNSLPSELIAQTTFLDVEQVKKLKARFGGRGIDYS from the coding sequence ATGAAGAAGATAACTCATAGTCTATTCCTCTTCACTATTCTCTCATGCACTTCCAATGCTGCTGTCAATGATTTCTGTGTAGCAGACCTAAAGGGACCTGATAGCCCTTCAGGATATCAGTGCAAGCCACCTAACACAGTGACGGTGGATGACTTTGTGTTCTCTGGCTTGGTAGCGGGAAATACCACAAACACCTTCAATGCTGCATTAACCTCTGCATTCGTCACTGATTTTCCAGGTCTGAATGGTCTTGGTGTTTCCGCAGCACGGTTAGACATAGCAAAAGGTGGATCAATCCCAATGCACACACACCCTGCTGCCACTGAACTTTTGATAGTGGTGGAAGGTCAAATCACCGCTGGTTTTATGACACCATCTGCAGTTTATTCGAAGACTCTGAAAGCAGGAGATGTTATGGTTTTCCCACAAGGACAACTTCATTTTCAAGTGAATTCTGGAAACGGAAAAGCCactgcttttcttgctttcagTAGCGCAAACCCTGGAGCACAACTTCTTGACCTTTTGTTGTTTGGTAACAGTTTACCTTCTGAATTGATTGCACAAACTACCTTCCTTGATGTAGAACAAGTGAAGAAGCTTAAGGCGCGTTTTGGTGGCAGAGGAATTGATTATTCCTGA
- the LOC114166476 gene encoding auxin-binding protein ABP19a-like, protein MIHTLFLFALLSSTSHAFVNDFCVANLKGPDGPSGYECKPPNTVTVDDFVFSGLVAGNTSGIFNAAVTPAFVTELPGVNGLGLSAARLDLAKGGLVPAHSHTASSEILIMVKGEITAGFITPGAVYQKTLKPGDVMVFPQGLLHFQVNSGKGKATAFLAFSNPSPGAQLLDLLLFGNNLPSEFISQITLLDYAQVKKLKPRFGGRG, encoded by the coding sequence ATGATTcacactctttttcttttcgcTCTTCTCTCATCAACTTCCCATGCTTTCGTGAACGATTTCTGCGTAGCAAACCTAAAGGGTCCCGATGGCCCTTCAGGCTATGAGTGCAAGCCACCGAACACAGTGACAGTGGATGATTTTGTGTTCTCTGGTTTAGTTGCAGGAAACACCTCAGGAATTTTCAATGCTGCAGTAACCCCTGCATTTGTGACTGAACTCCCCGGTGTGAACGGTCTTGGTTTATCTGCAGCACGGTTAGACCTAGCCAAGGGTGGATTGGTTCCGGCGCACTCACACACTGCTTCAAGTGAAATTCTGATAATGGTGAAGGGTGAAATCACTGCTGGGTTCATAACACCTGGTGCAGTTTATCAGAAGACACTGAAACCAGGAGATGTTATGGTTTTCCCACAAGGACTCTTGCATTTCCAAGTAAATTCTGGTAAGGGAAAAGCCactgcttttcttgctttcagTAATCCAAGCCCAGGAGCACAACTACTTGATCTTCTTCTGTTCGGCAACAACTTGCCTTCGGAGTTCATTTCACAAATTACTCTGCTTGATTATGCACAAGTGAAGAAGCTTAAGCCTCGTTTTGGTGGCAGAGGATAG